A window of Salmo trutta chromosome 5, fSalTru1.1, whole genome shotgun sequence contains these coding sequences:
- the LOC115194942 gene encoding LOW QUALITY PROTEIN: uncharacterized protein LOC115194942 (The sequence of the model RefSeq protein was modified relative to this genomic sequence to represent the inferred CDS: substituted 2 bases at 2 genomic stop codons), translating to MAYKYDNNAPFHNEFKGNLHFSVQSGKGIKNQRISDMQLSDSATYXXGSSYSNQVEFGEGSILIVKASRITTVVQQPVSESVQPGDSVTLNCTIRTETCAGEHSVYWFRHGSGESHPGIIYTHGDRSDWCEKSPEACPPTQSCVYNLPKRNLSLSDAGTDYCAVASCGEILFGNGTKLYIKVYCLSSALGLSFILITVLGSIMYKMNKRTCLQCRGK from the exons atgg CTTACAAGTATGACAATAATGCTCCATTCCACAATGAATTCAAAGGCAACCTTCACTTCTCAGTGCAAAGTGGCAAAGGAATAAAAAACCAAAGGATCTCAGACATGCAGCTCTCAGATTCAGCAACATATTGATGAGGGAGTTCTTATTCCAACCAGGTAGAATTTGGAGAAGGATCCATTCTTATTGTTAAAG CGTCCAGAATCACAACTGTTGTACAGCAGCCTGTGTCTGAGTCAGTCCAGCCTGGAGACTCTGTGACTCTGAACTGTACAATACGCACTGAGACCTGTGCAGGGGAACACAGTGTCTACTGGTTCAGACATGGCTCAGGAGAATCCCATCCAGGAATCATTTACACCCATGGAGACAGGAGTGATTGGTGTGAGAAGAGTCCAGAGGCTTGTCCTCCTACACAGAGTTGTGTCTACAACCTCCCCAAGAGGAACCTCAGCCTCTCTGATGCTGGGACTGACTACTGTGCTGTGGCCTCATGTGGGGAGATACTGTTTGGAAACGGGACCAAGCTGTACATCAAGG TGTACTGCCTGAGCTCAGCATTGGGTCTCTCGTTTATCCTGATCACTGTCCTTGGTAGCATCATGTACAAGATGAACAAGAGAACGTGTCTGCAGTGTAGAGGTAAGTAA